In one Parageobacillus genomosp. 1 genomic region, the following are encoded:
- a CDS encoding (Fe-S)-binding protein — protein MKVSLFVTCLVDLFYTNAGKATVELLERLGCEVEFPEAQTCCGQPAYNSGYAKEAKEAMKHMIRTFVHADYVVTPSGSCASMFKEYPHIFHGDPEWESKAKALAAKTYELTQFLVDVLKVEDVGAKLEGRAVYHTSCHMTRLLGVKEAPFRLLKNVKGLELVPLPNAHQCCGFGGTFSVKMGPISEQMVDEKIEHIEETQADYLIGADCGCLMNIGGRIERQGKPIKVMHIAEVLNSR, from the coding sequence ATGAAAGTTTCCTTGTTCGTCACCTGTCTTGTCGATTTGTTCTATACGAACGCGGGAAAAGCAACGGTAGAGCTGTTGGAACGGCTAGGCTGCGAAGTCGAGTTTCCAGAAGCGCAGACATGCTGCGGGCAACCTGCCTACAACAGCGGTTATGCCAAAGAGGCAAAAGAAGCGATGAAGCATATGATCCGCACGTTTGTCCACGCCGACTACGTAGTCACTCCTTCCGGCTCGTGCGCATCCATGTTTAAGGAATACCCTCACATTTTCCACGGTGATCCGGAATGGGAATCAAAAGCGAAAGCGTTGGCTGCGAAAACGTATGAACTAACACAATTTCTTGTTGACGTGCTGAAGGTAGAAGATGTCGGTGCCAAGCTCGAAGGACGCGCCGTTTACCATACGTCATGCCATATGACAAGGCTGCTTGGCGTGAAAGAAGCGCCTTTCCGGTTATTAAAAAACGTAAAAGGACTGGAACTTGTTCCATTGCCAAATGCCCACCAATGCTGCGGATTTGGCGGAACCTTTTCCGTAAAAATGGGGCCGATTTCCGAACAGATGGTGGACGAAAAAATTGAACATATTGAAGAGACACAAGCCGATTATCTGATCGGAGCCGATTGCGGATGTTTAATGAATATCG